One stretch of Lolium rigidum isolate FL_2022 unplaced genomic scaffold, APGP_CSIRO_Lrig_0.1 contig_57830_1, whole genome shotgun sequence DNA includes these proteins:
- the LOC124681864 gene encoding strigolactone esterase D14-like: protein MYLNPRIVGCGERTLVLSHGYGASQAIWDKVLPHLSKSNKVLLFDWDFSGAAADEEERYTFSRFADELVVLMDEVKLKGAVYVGHSMAGMVGCIASVRRPDLFTHLVLVGASPRYMNSEDYEGGFDKSDIDEMLKNISSEFHSWAKGFVALAVGTTDPSAVEPLARSFFAMDPRVAHGLARMLFLGDQREVLDRVVVPCTLVHVSGDFAAPPSVGRYMQGRMKRCASAAMETIDSVGHFPQLVAPEEMLRILDVVLGEGRLAADVVEERSGNEGSLVEAEVNGDVDAVAMS from the exons ATGTACCTGAATCCAAGAATCGTTGGGTGTGGGGAGAGGACCTTGGTTCTGTCCCATGGCTATGGAGCAAGCCAAGCCATCTGGGACAAGGTGCTGCCTCACCTGTCAAAGAGCAACAAG GTGCTCCTCTTTGACTGGGAtttctccggcgccgccgccgatgaGGAAGAGCGCTACACGTTCTCCAGGTTCGCCGACGAGCTGGTGGTGCTCATGGACGAGGTGAAGCTGAAAGGCGCGGTGTATGTTGGACactccatggccggcatggtcggGTGCATTGCGTCCGTCAGGCGGCCTGACCTCTTCACCCATCTAGTGCTCGTCGGCGCGTCCCCGAG GTACATGAACTCGGAGGACTACGAGGGCGGGTTCGACAAGTCGGACATCGACGAGATGCTAAAGAACATCTCGTCGGagttccactcctgggcgaagggCTTCGTCGCGCTCGCCGTCGGCACCACAGACCCGTCGGCCGTGGAGCCGCTGGCGCGGAGCTTCTTCGCCATGGACCCTCGCGTGGCGCACGGCCTGGCGCGCATGCTCTTCCTGGGCGACCAGCGGGAGGTGCTGGACCGCGTGGTCGTGCCGTGCACATTGGTGCACGTGTCCGGGGActtcgccgcgccgccctccGTCGGCCGCTACATGCAGGGCCGCATGAAGCGCTGCGCCAGCGCCGCCATGGAGACCATCGACTCCGTCGGCCACTTCCCGCAGCTCGTCGCGCCCGAGGAGATGCTCAGGATTCTCGACGTCGTGCTTGGGGAAGGCCGGCTGGCCGCGGACGTCGTGGAAGAGAGGAGCGGCAACGAGGGGAGCCTCGTGGAGGCAGAGGTGAATGGGGATGTCGACGCCGTCGCCATGTCGTAG